The Deltaproteobacteria bacterium genome contains a region encoding:
- a CDS encoding DUF2889 domain-containing protein, giving the protein MPENSQAPDGAGRSLKELAVGKSPLHQRRISVSSYPVEGFRVLVEGWLNDERLVPIYRHWDSKPRDEGPVHGLCIRMLVGSYPLTILDAEAEMPTTPNSQCTAAQEGIKKIIGQEIRSGYSERIRDLIGGAAGCTHLTHLAVVMGPAALHGFWTLYAQNPRPAPKSFEEVEGLEYLINSCHLWTPDGPYIAELKEMIKTLAREGEKHGKNA; this is encoded by the coding sequence ATGCCAGAGAACAGCCAGGCCCCGGATGGCGCGGGCCGGTCCTTAAAAGAACTCGCAGTCGGCAAAAGCCCTCTTCATCAGCGCAGGATAAGCGTTTCGTCCTACCCGGTGGAGGGCTTCAGGGTGCTGGTGGAAGGATGGCTGAACGACGAACGCCTGGTTCCCATCTACCGGCACTGGGACTCGAAACCACGCGATGAAGGCCCGGTCCACGGCCTTTGCATAAGGATGCTGGTGGGAAGCTATCCTCTCACCATCCTGGACGCCGAGGCCGAAATGCCCACCACGCCCAATTCCCAGTGCACAGCGGCCCAGGAGGGGATAAAAAAGATAATCGGGCAGGAGATACGTTCCGGCTACAGCGAGCGCATAAGGGACCTCATAGGCGGGGCCGCAGGCTGCACCCATCTGACGCACCTTGCGGTGGTGATGGGGCCCGCCGCCCTGCACGGGTTCTGGACCCTCTACGCCCAGAACCCCAGGCCCGCCCCGAAATCCTTCGAGGAGGTGGAGGGGCTTGAGTACCTCATCAACTCCTGCCACCTCTGGACCCCGGACGGCCCCTACATAGCGGAACTGAAAGAGATGATAAAAACCCTTGCCAGGGAAGGGGAAAAACATGGAAAAAACGCATGA
- a CDS encoding cupin domain-containing protein, protein MEKTHDTRVPYASALPYTAADGSLVRELFHPEIHGEVSTSLAEMVVAPFGESALYTHPGSHLTVHFLEGRGSMRVGARVFQTNERDTVCVPAKTAWQVQNSGDCFLRFLCFFSPFHKHSETIIVSANGKQS, encoded by the coding sequence ATGGAAAAAACGCATGACACGCGCGTTCCCTACGCCTCGGCCCTACCCTACACGGCGGCGGACGGAAGCCTCGTGAGGGAGCTTTTTCACCCGGAAATCCACGGGGAGGTTTCAACCAGCCTGGCCGAAATGGTTGTGGCCCCGTTCGGGGAGTCCGCCCTCTACACCCATCCGGGCTCGCACCTTACGGTGCATTTTCTGGAAGGCCGGGGCTCCATGCGGGTGGGGGCCAGGGTCTTTCAGACAAACGAGCGCGACACCGTCTGCGTTCCGGCAAAAACCGCCTGGCAGGTCCAGAACTCCGGCGACTGTTTCTTAAGGTTCCTGTGCTTTTTCTCGCCTTTTCACAAACATTCCGAAACCATCATCGTCTCGGCGAACGGAAAGCAATCATGA
- a CDS encoding cupin domain-containing protein — MKIIHYTEETEKVFEGDAVRGVTGRVLIGKADQAQNFCMRLFSVEPGGFSPRHSHEWEHEIFFHSGQGAVWDGDGWTLVGPGVAAFIPGGAEHQVKNAGNEPLIFVCLIPSGVTEL; from the coding sequence ATGAAAATAATTCATTACACCGAAGAAACGGAAAAGGTTTTCGAGGGCGACGCGGTAAGAGGCGTCACGGGCCGGGTGCTGATAGGAAAGGCCGACCAGGCGCAGAATTTCTGCATGAGGCTTTTTTCCGTGGAGCCAGGGGGCTTCTCGCCAAGGCACAGCCACGAATGGGAGCATGAAATCTTCTTCCACTCCGGCCAGGGGGCTGTGTGGGACGGCGATGGCTGGACCCTGGTGGGTCCTGGTGTGGCGGCCTTCATTCCGGGAGGGGCCGAGCACCAGGTGAAAAATGCCGGAAACGAGCCTTTGATATTCGTGTGCCTGATACCAAGCGGTGTCACTGAATTGTAA
- a CDS encoding transcriptional repressor, protein MTRQRRVIMEELQKVHCHPTADQVYELVRKRLPRISLATVYRNLDVLSESGAILKLELGCTQRRYDGDISPHYHVKCVKCGKVGDVFVPPINVPELGPVADFSVQGHKVEFFGICDECAGKNGHRLDS, encoded by the coding sequence ATGACGCGACAACGAAGAGTCATAATGGAAGAGCTTCAGAAGGTGCACTGCCATCCCACTGCGGACCAGGTTTACGAGCTTGTCCGCAAGCGCCTTCCGAGAATCAGCCTGGCCACGGTTTACAGGAACCTGGACGTGCTTTCCGAGTCCGGCGCAATCCTGAAGTTGGAGTTGGGATGCACCCAGCGAAGGTACGACGGCGACATCAGCCCCCACTACCACGTAAAATGCGTGAAGTGCGGCAAGGTGGGCGACGTGTTCGTTCCTCCCATCAATGTTCCCGAACTGGGGCCGGTGGCCGACTTTTCCGTTCAGGGTCACAAGGTCGAGTTCTTCGGAATATGCGACGAATGCGCGGGAAAGAACGGGCATCGCCTGGATTCCTGA
- a CDS encoding rubrerythrin family protein — MPSIKGTETEKNLLKSFAGESQARNRYTYFAGQARKDGYVQIADIFEETANQEKEHAKRFFNFLEGGELEITAAFPAGVIGTTLENLLAAAEGENYEQTVMYPGFAKVARSEGFPDIAAVWDKVSVAERQHEKRYRDLAANIKAGRVFKREKPVTWRCRNCGYLHEGTEAPDQCPACAHPQAHFELLGENW, encoded by the coding sequence ATGCCGAGCATCAAGGGAACCGAAACGGAAAAGAACCTCCTGAAATCATTCGCCGGCGAGAGCCAAGCCCGCAACCGCTACACCTACTTCGCTGGACAGGCCAGGAAGGACGGCTACGTCCAGATCGCCGATATCTTCGAGGAGACCGCCAACCAGGAAAAAGAGCACGCCAAGCGCTTCTTCAATTTTCTTGAAGGCGGCGAGCTTGAGATCACAGCAGCCTTTCCGGCTGGCGTGATCGGAACCACCCTGGAAAACCTCCTTGCCGCAGCCGAGGGCGAAAACTACGAGCAGACCGTCATGTACCCCGGATTCGCCAAGGTGGCGCGTTCGGAGGGTTTCCCGGACATCGCAGCGGTCTGGGACAAGGTCTCCGTGGCCGAGCGCCAGCACGAAAAGCGCTACCGCGACCTCGCCGCCAACATAAAGGCGGGACGGGTCTTCAAGCGCGAAAAACCCGTAACCTGGCGCTGCCGCAACTGTGGCTACCTCCACGAAGGAACCGAGGCCCCGGACCAGTGCCCGGCGTGTGCGCATCCGCAGGCCCATTTTGAACTCCTCGGCGAAAACTGGTGA
- a CDS encoding desulfoferrodoxin: MAARGEVYKCAICGNIVEMMVAGGGELVCCGQPMDLMVENTVDAAKEKHVPVIEKTADGWKVKVGAVAHPMEEKHYIQWIELVTADTTYIKFLAPGQAPEAEFCVKADKVTAREYCNLHGLWKA, from the coding sequence ATGGCAGCGAGAGGCGAAGTCTACAAGTGCGCGATTTGCGGAAACATCGTGGAAATGATGGTGGCGGGCGGCGGCGAGCTGGTCTGCTGCGGCCAGCCCATGGACCTCATGGTGGAAAACACCGTTGACGCGGCCAAGGAAAAGCACGTGCCCGTCATCGAAAAAACCGCCGACGGCTGGAAGGTCAAGGTGGGCGCGGTGGCGCACCCCATGGAGGAGAAACACTACATCCAGTGGATCGAGCTTGTGACGGCAGACACCACCTATATAAAGTTCCTCGCCCCCGGACAGGCTCCCGAAGCCGAGTTCTGCGTCAAGGCCGACAAGGTGACCGCAAGGGAATACTGCAACCTGCACGGCCTCTGGAAAGCCTGA
- a CDS encoding thioredoxin domain-containing protein: protein MSDSADRPRAQNRLAGEKSPYLLQHAENPVDWFPWGEEAFAEARRRDVPVFLSVGYSACHWCHVMAHESFEDADISRLLNSRFVSVKVDREERPDIDHLYMAVCQALTGRGGWPLSAFLLPDGLPFFAGTYFPPRSKFGMTGFFELLGNISVLWRDDRTRVVTSAGNIAKAFQPPAANPARPDRKIFAAARNQLAAAFDKANGGFGQAPKFPTPHQITFLLAHHAQTDGGDAEALEMALSTLDHMDRGGIHDHLGGGFHRYSVDEKWLVPHFEKMIYDQAGLADAYLSAFELTGDGRWAEVAKDIFGYVLRDLTSPEGAFFCAEDADSEGEEGLFYAFTQKELKEVLGENDGAFAVRFFDVSEAGNFEKGKSVLSVPVSPGEFARLENIELSACLSRIESVKKRLYEARNLRPRPLLDDKVLTGLNGLMMAALAHGARALSDDSLLQAAKRAARFIENSLVDSAGRLLRRHRGGESAIPAFLEDYAYFTLGLIEIHRAGGGGEYLEKALHYHSETLRLFGDESGGGGLYLSGLGNEPLFARNRDAYDGAVPSGNSVAVENGLVLSEISGDPALKERALSIAGWFAGEMEAHPTGFCHMLKALYPALGKDA, encoded by the coding sequence ATGAGCGACTCGGCTGACAGGCCCAGAGCCCAAAACCGGCTGGCCGGGGAAAAAAGCCCCTATCTTCTCCAGCACGCGGAAAACCCCGTGGACTGGTTCCCGTGGGGCGAGGAAGCCTTTGCCGAGGCGAGGCGGCGGGACGTCCCGGTCTTCCTCTCGGTGGGCTACTCCGCCTGCCACTGGTGCCACGTAATGGCCCACGAGTCCTTCGAGGACGCGGACATCTCGCGGCTTTTGAACAGCCGGTTCGTATCGGTGAAGGTGGACCGGGAGGAGCGCCCGGACATCGACCACCTTTACATGGCTGTGTGCCAGGCCCTCACGGGCCGGGGCGGCTGGCCCCTTTCAGCCTTTCTTCTGCCGGACGGCCTGCCCTTTTTCGCCGGGACCTACTTTCCGCCCCGCTCGAAATTCGGCATGACCGGCTTTTTCGAGCTTCTTGGAAACATCTCGGTTCTCTGGCGGGACGACCGCACCCGTGTCGTAACCTCGGCGGGCAACATCGCAAAGGCCTTTCAGCCCCCTGCCGCAAACCCCGCCCGGCCCGACCGGAAAATTTTCGCGGCGGCCCGCAATCAGCTTGCGGCGGCTTTCGACAAGGCAAACGGCGGCTTCGGACAGGCTCCCAAGTTTCCCACCCCTCACCAGATCACCTTTCTGCTGGCTCACCACGCCCAAACGGATGGCGGCGACGCAGAAGCCCTTGAAATGGCCCTTTCCACCCTGGATCATATGGACCGGGGAGGCATCCACGACCACCTTGGAGGCGGCTTCCACCGCTACAGTGTGGACGAAAAATGGCTGGTCCCGCATTTCGAGAAGATGATCTACGATCAGGCTGGCCTTGCGGACGCTTATCTTTCGGCCTTTGAACTCACCGGGGACGGGCGTTGGGCGGAGGTCGCCAAAGACATCTTCGGCTATGTTCTGCGGGACCTGACAAGCCCCGAAGGGGCCTTTTTCTGCGCGGAGGACGCCGATTCCGAAGGCGAGGAGGGGCTTTTTTACGCCTTCACCCAAAAGGAGTTGAAAGAGGTTCTGGGCGAGAATGACGGGGCTTTCGCCGTGCGCTTTTTCGATGTGAGCGAGGCCGGCAACTTCGAGAAGGGAAAAAGCGTCCTCTCGGTTCCGGTTTCCCCCGGGGAATTCGCACGGCTGGAAAACATCGAACTTTCCGCCTGCCTTTCAAGGATCGAATCCGTCAAAAAGCGCCTCTACGAAGCCCGGAACCTTCGGCCCCGGCCACTTCTGGACGACAAGGTCTTAACCGGCCTGAACGGCCTCATGATGGCGGCCCTGGCCCACGGCGCGAGGGCGCTTTCGGACGACAGCCTCCTTCAGGCCGCCAAACGGGCCGCCAGGTTCATCGAAAACAGCCTCGTCGATTCCGCCGGTCGGCTCCTCAGAAGGCATCGCGGCGGCGAGTCGGCCATACCGGCCTTTCTGGAGGACTACGCTTATTTCACCTTGGGTCTCATCGAAATCCACCGGGCTGGCGGCGGCGGAGAATACCTTGAAAAAGCCCTTCATTATCACTCGGAGACCTTAAGGCTCTTCGGGGACGAATCGGGCGGTGGCGGGCTTTATCTTTCAGGGCTCGGCAACGAGCCCCTTTTCGCCCGAAACCGGGACGCCTACGACGGGGCCGTTCCATCCGGAAATTCCGTGGCGGTGGAAAACGGCCTCGTGCTTTCGGAGATTTCGGGCGACCCGGCTCTTAAAGAGCGTGCCCTGTCCATCGCGGGCTGGTTCGCGGGCGAGATGGAAGCCCATCCCACGGGCTTTTGCCACATGCTGAAAGCCCTTTACCCGGCCTTGGGAAAGGATGCGTGA
- a CDS encoding molybdopterin-dependent oxidoreductase: protein MRKLAFLLVIALVAVPLYCLHARPPAGEIREYRGRKLDSFERSYDNSIKGPQKVDPASYRLAVTGMVKSPLSLTLNQALAFPPVERAITLFCVEGWSEHLLFKGIRLADLFKKAGVKSGAKTVIFRAADGYSSALSYDFVVKNDIILAYSINGRTLDEARGFPFQVVAQEKLGYKWVKWVTSVELSDKPFKGYWEQRGYSDEADVEGRD from the coding sequence ATGCGGAAACTGGCGTTTCTCCTTGTCATCGCCCTTGTGGCGGTTCCCCTCTACTGCCTCCACGCCAGGCCGCCTGCCGGCGAGATAAGGGAGTACCGGGGCAGAAAGCTGGACTCCTTCGAACGGTCCTACGACAACTCCATCAAGGGCCCCCAGAAGGTGGACCCGGCAAGCTACCGCCTTGCCGTGACCGGCATGGTGAAAAGCCCGCTTTCCCTCACCCTCAACCAAGCTTTGGCCTTCCCCCCGGTGGAGAGGGCCATCACCCTTTTCTGCGTGGAGGGCTGGAGCGAGCACCTGCTTTTCAAGGGGATAAGGCTTGCCGACCTTTTCAAAAAGGCCGGGGTGAAGTCCGGCGCGAAAACCGTGATTTTCCGGGCAGCCGACGGTTACAGCTCGGCCTTGTCTTACGATTTCGTCGTCAAAAACGACATCATCCTTGCTTATTCCATCAACGGACGCACCCTGGACGAGGCGCGCGGGTTTCCTTTTCAGGTTGTCGCACAGGAAAAACTAGGGTACAAGTGGGTAAAATGGGTGACATCGGTGGAGCTTTCGGACAAGCCCTTCAAAGGCTACTGGGAGCAGAGGGGCTACTCCGACGAGGCGGACGTTGAGGGCCGGGATTGA
- a CDS encoding cytochrome c3 family protein, whose amino-acid sequence MKKSLAVFVIVFFLAAALAAQNEAAPKMPEPDKAPKKGAAQIVVNGGPKGDIAFPHAKHQDTLKDCSLCHAQFAREPGVIVKMKAAGSLEPKAVMKACIACHKKGMEAGQKTGPTSCVKCHGTAQ is encoded by the coding sequence ATGAAGAAATCGCTTGCTGTTTTCGTGATCGTCTTCTTTTTAGCGGCGGCGTTGGCTGCCCAAAACGAAGCGGCCCCAAAAATGCCGGAACCCGACAAGGCCCCGAAAAAGGGCGCGGCCCAAATCGTGGTAAACGGAGGCCCCAAGGGCGACATCGCCTTTCCCCACGCAAAACACCAGGACACCCTGAAGGACTGCAGCCTCTGCCACGCCCAGTTCGCCCGTGAACCGGGGGTTATAGTGAAAATGAAGGCGGCGGGCTCCCTGGAGCCCAAGGCCGTGATGAAGGCCTGCATCGCCTGCCATAAAAAAGGCATGGAGGCCGGTCAGAAAACCGGCCCGACTTCGTGCGTAAAATGCCACGGCACCGCCCAGTAG
- a CDS encoding rubredoxin: MDKYVCTVCGYVYDPGKGDPENGIPPGTAFEKLPEDWTCPVCGAGKSDFEKE, translated from the coding sequence ATGGACAAATACGTATGCACGGTCTGCGGCTATGTTTACGATCCCGGCAAGGGCGACCCCGAAAACGGAATCCCCCCCGGAACCGCATTCGAGAAGCTGCCCGAAGACTGGACCTGCCCGGTCTGCGGCGCGGGCAAGAGCGATTTCGAGAAGGAATAG
- a CDS encoding glutaredoxin family protein: protein MPPKIVVFSMATCPYCISLKGFLKEKGLEYTDYDVEHDLDNYALMKKMAPGIRTVPAVVINDGEKILTGFERAEYEAALAETGA from the coding sequence ATGCCCCCCAAGATCGTCGTCTTTTCAATGGCCACCTGCCCCTACTGCATATCCTTGAAGGGCTTCCTCAAGGAAAAGGGCCTGGAGTACACGGACTACGACGTTGAGCACGATCTCGACAACTACGCGCTCATGAAAAAAATGGCCCCGGGAATCCGCACCGTCCCGGCAGTGGTGATAAACGACGGGGAAAAGATTCTCACCGGCTTCGAGCGCGCCGAATACGAGGCGGCCCTGGCCGAAACCGGAGCCTGA
- a CDS encoding FAD-dependent oxidoreductase, whose amino-acid sequence MENDRAVYDVVILGGGPAGLSAAVYAARKMMKAVIVSGNMGGQVASYYDIENYLGFSMVEAADLITRFERHVDRFGLEKAVGAKVISAELDGPVKRLVTENGREFLSRTIIIATGKRPRPLNVPGEQELTGRGVAYCSTCDAPLYRGSAVAVVGGGNSALEAVIDLAKVATRVTLVSLTPLTGDPILIKKVNEFGNLEILTEHETLAVLGSKNGVTGLHIRKIGDEKARDIAVEGIFIEIGLLPNSELFGGRMELNPGGEIVVDAKCRTSVKGIFACGDVTDVPYKQVVIAVGEGAKAALAAHEYLIRG is encoded by the coding sequence ATGGAAAACGACAGGGCGGTCTACGACGTGGTGATCCTGGGCGGCGGCCCGGCGGGCCTGTCGGCTGCGGTTTACGCGGCCCGCAAGATGATGAAGGCTGTCATCGTTTCCGGCAACATGGGCGGCCAGGTGGCCTCCTACTACGACATCGAAAACTACCTGGGCTTTTCCATGGTTGAAGCCGCCGACCTCATAACGAGGTTCGAGCGGCACGTGGACAGATTCGGCCTTGAAAAGGCGGTGGGCGCAAAAGTCATTTCCGCCGAGCTTGACGGGCCGGTGAAAAGGCTCGTCACCGAAAACGGCAGGGAGTTTCTTTCGCGCACCATTATAATAGCCACCGGCAAACGCCCAAGGCCCTTGAACGTCCCTGGCGAGCAGGAACTCACCGGACGCGGCGTGGCCTACTGCTCCACATGCGACGCCCCCCTTTACAGGGGCTCCGCCGTGGCCGTGGTGGGCGGCGGCAACTCGGCCCTGGAAGCTGTGATAGACCTCGCCAAGGTGGCAACCAGGGTCACCCTGGTATCCCTCACCCCCCTCACCGGCGACCCCATCCTGATAAAAAAGGTGAATGAATTCGGGAACCTCGAAATTCTCACCGAACACGAAACCCTGGCCGTGCTTGGGAGCAAAAACGGAGTCACCGGCCTGCACATAAGAAAAATAGGCGATGAAAAGGCCCGCGACATCGCGGTGGAGGGCATTTTCATCGAAATCGGCCTTCTGCCCAACTCCGAGCTTTTCGGGGGCAGGATGGAGTTGAACCCGGGAGGCGAAATCGTGGTGGACGCAAAGTGCCGCACCAGCGTCAAGGGGATTTTCGCCTGCGGCGA